A part of Sugiyamaella lignohabitans strain CBS 10342 chromosome D, complete sequence genomic DNA contains:
- the PRC1 gene encoding carboxypeptidase C PRC1 (Vacuolar carboxypeptidase Y (proteinase C, CPY); broad-specificity C-terminal exopeptidase involved in non-specific protein degradation in the vacuole; member of the serine carboxypeptidase family; GO_component: GO:0005737 - cytoplasm [Evidence IDA] [PMID 11914276]; GO_component: GO:0005783 - endoplasmic reticulum [Evidence IDA] [PMID 11914276]; GO_component: GO:0000324 - fungal-type vacuole [Evidence IDA] [PMID 14562095]; GO_component: GO:0000324 - fungal-type vacuole [Evidence IDA] [PMID 23708375]; GO_component: GO:0005773 - vacuole [Evidence IEA,IEA,IEA]; GO_function: GO:0004180 - carboxypeptidase activity [Evidence IEA]; GO_function: GO:0016787 - hydrolase activity [Evidence IEA]; GO_function: GO:0008233 - peptidase activity [Evidence IEA]; GO_function: GO:0004185 - serine-type carboxypeptidase activity [Evidence IEA]; GO_function: GO:0004185 - serine-type carboxypeptidase activity [Evidence IDA,IMP] [PMID 8679540]; GO_process: GO:0046938 - phytochelatin biosynthetic process [Evidence IDA,IMP] [PMID 17408619]; GO_process: GO:0006508 - proteolysis [Evidence IEA,IEA]; GO_process: GO:0007039 - vacuolar protein catabolic process [Evidence TAS] [PMID 8789256]), with protein sequence MKLKRNPYSWNSKANVIFLDQPVGTGMSYSSGSSVDRTTQAAEDVYSFLTQFFERFPQYSSHKFHIAGESYAGHYIPVFSQYILSQKNKNFNLTSVMIGNGLTDPLTQYSYYQPMACGQGGAPAVVSQNVCQNMQRNLPACLNLIQTCYNNPNSESCFIGTLTCEQSQLGPYQQTGKNVYDVRKTCDPNSNGLCYEALNYVNQYLNQANVKQALGVQNSITFQDCNNQINSNFINSGDWLQPTQRRVANVLDAGVPVLIYAGDKDYICNWLGNRAWTQNLQWSGQTEFKQTKTRKWLTKDKKTYAGDVTNARHFTFVRLFNAGHLVPHDQPENSLDMVNRWISGDYSLQGQNGLPSAHQAFKETS encoded by the coding sequence ATGAAGTTGAAGCGAAATCCTTACTCGTGGAATAGCAAGGCAAATGTTATCTTCTTGGATCAGCCAGTTGGCACTGGTATGTCTTATTCTTCCGGAAGCAGTGTGGACAGAACAACtcaagcagcagaagacgTTTATTCTTTTCTCACCCAATTTTTTGAGAGGTTCCCTCAATACTCGTCGCACAAGTTCCACATTGCCGGAGAGTCGTATGCTGGTCATTATATTCCAGTTTTTAGCCAGTATATTCTTTCtcaaaagaacaaaaatttcaatttaACTTCAGTTATGATTGGTAATGGACTGACGGACCCTCTGACTCAGTATAGTTATTATCAACCCATGGCCTGTGGTCAAGGAGGAGCACCAGCTGTTGTCAGCCAGAATGTTTGTCAGAATATGCAACGGAACCTGCCAGCTTGCTTGAATTTGATTCAAACTTGCTATAATAATCCGAATTCTGAGAGTTGTTTCATTGGTACTCTAACCTGTGAACAGAGTCAACTCGGCCCTTATCAACAAACAGGAAAGAATGTGTATGATGTTAGAAAAACGTGTGATCCCAATAGTAACGGACTTTGCTACGAAGCCCTCAACTATGTGAATCAATATCTAAACCAAGCAAATGTAAAGCAAGCACTTGGTGTACAGAACTCGATCACCTTTCAGGATTGTAACAACCAGATCAACTCCAATTTTATCAACAGCGGAGACTGGCTACAACCAACTCAGCGCAGAGTGGCCAATGTTTTAGACGCAGGAGTGCCTGTTCTGATCTATGCTGGCGATAAAGATTATATTTGTAATTGGTTAGGCAACAGGGCATGGACTCAGAATTTGCAATGGTCGGGCCAAACTGAATTTAAACAGACGaaaaccagaaaatggCTCACCAAAGATAAGAAGACGTATGCGGGAGATGTGACCAACGCCCGTCATTTCACGTTTGTTAGGCTTTTCAATGCGGGCCATTTAGTTCCCCACGACCAGCCCGAGAATTCTCTAGACATGGTGAACCGCTGGATTTCTGGCGACTATAGCCTACAGGGTCAGAACGGCTTGCCGAGTGCTCACCAGGCTTTTAAGGAAACAAGCTGA
- the PEP12 gene encoding SNAP receptor PEP12, with protein MTSSYASGPSAESGSNPETYRQNFDVLSSVIANNIYSLTSNLKLIQRLSSKLGTPKGSQRDEQRLNELLDDTTAKFKTYGDDVKVLGDWDSASLQATQKFTQRNLTKDFGGVLDEFRTAQREIAAKERKLSMAQKAAAEEQHQTETTPLLQQQQQQQSQVLDFVSQNEVDFNTSLIEEREGEIQNIERGIYEINAIFKDLGTLVTEQGTQIDAVEDNISNMATNTENASKQLTQADKYQRTRGKWSCIFLLVLLVVSLIVALAILA; from the coding sequence ATGACATCTTCCTATGCATCAGGGCCTAGCGCTGAGTCAGGGTCTAATCCGGAAACATACAGACAAAACTTCGATGTCCTCAGTTCGGTAATCGCAaacaatatttattctctGACATCGAATCTTAAACTTATCCAAAGATTATCATCCAAATTAGGGACGCCGAAAGGTAGTCAGAGAGATGAACAAAGGTTGAATGAATTGCTCGATGATACTACTGCTAAGTTTAAAACATATGGAGACGACGTCAAAGTGCTGGGAGACTGGGATAGTGCAAGTCTTCAAGCTACACAAAAGTTTACTCAGCGGAATTTGACGAAAGACTTCGGAGGTGTTCTCGATGAATTTCGAACTGCACAAAGGGAGATTGCAGCAAAGGAGAGAAAGTTGTCAATGGCTCagaaagcagcagctgaagagcAACATCAAACAGAGACTACcccgcttcttcagcaacagcaacagcaacagtcTCAAGTGTTGGATTTTGTTTCACAAAATGAAGTGGATTTCAATACCTCTTTAATTGAAGAACGAGAAGGAGAAATTCAAAACATAGAACGAGGTATCTATGAGATAAATGCCATTTTCAAAGATTTGGGTACTTTGGTTACCGAGCAAGGAACGCAAATCGATGCTGTAGAGGATAATATCTCGAATATGGCAACGAATACAGAAAATGCATCCAAACAATTAACACAGGCTGATAAATATCAAAGGACGCGGGGGAAATGGTCATGTATATTTTTGCTTGTGCTACTTGTCGTTTCTTTGATTGTAGCTCTTGCTATTCTAGCTTGA
- the POL1 gene encoding DNA-directed DNA polymerase alpha catalytic subunit POL1 (Catalytic subunit of the DNA polymerase I alpha-primase complex; required for the initiation of DNA replication during mitotic DNA synthesis and premeiotic DNA synthesis; GO_component: GO:0005658 - alpha DNA polymerase:primase complex [Evidence IDA] [PMID 22593576]; GO_component: GO:0005658 - alpha DNA polymerase:primase complex [Evidence IDA] [PMID 3888995]; GO_component: GO:0005739 - mitochondrion [Evidence IDA] [PMID 16823961]; GO_component: GO:0005634 - nucleus [Evidence IEA,IEA]; GO_component: GO:0005657 - replication fork [Evidence IDA] [PMID 15773893]; GO_function: GO:0051539 - 4 iron, 4 sulfur cluster binding [Evidence IEA]; GO_function: GO:0003677 - DNA binding [Evidence IEA,IEA]; GO_function: GO:0003887 - DNA-directed DNA polymerase activity [Evidence IEA,IEA,IEA]; GO_function: GO:0003887 - DNA-directed DNA polymerase activity [Evidence IDA] [PMID 1704371]; GO_function: GO:0003887 - DNA-directed DNA polymerase activity [Evidence IDA] [PMID 3888995]; GO_function: GO:0003887 - DNA-directed DNA polymerase activity [Evidence IDA] [PMID 3907855]; GO_function: GO:0051536 - iron-sulfur cluster binding [Evidence IEA]; GO_function: GO:0046872 - metal ion binding [Evidence IEA]; GO_function: GO:0003676 - nucleic acid binding [Evidence IEA]; GO_function: GO:0001882 - nucleoside binding [Evidence IEA]; GO_function: GO:0000166 - nucleotide binding [Evidence IEA]; GO_function: GO:0016779 - nucleotidyltransferase activity [Evidence IEA]; GO_function: GO:0016740 - transferase activity [Evidence IEA]; GO_process: GO:0006260 - DNA replication [Evidence IEA,IEA]; GO_process: GO:0006260 - DNA replication [Evidence IMP] [PMID 2651896]; GO_process: GO:0000076 - DNA replication checkpoint [Evidence IBA]; GO_process: GO:0006270 - DNA replication initiation [Evidence IC] [PMID 3888995]; GO_process: GO:0006269 - DNA replication, synthesis of RNA primer [Evidence IBA]; GO_process: GO:0006271 - DNA strand elongation involved in DNA replication [Evidence IBA]; GO_process: GO:0000731 - DNA synthesis involved in DNA repair [Evidence IMP] [PMID 2651896]; GO_process: GO:0006278 - RNA-dependent DNA replication [Evidence IDA] [PMID 17429354]; GO_process: GO:0006302 - double-strand break repair [Evidence IMP] [PMID 10025407]; GO_process: GO:0000734 - gene conversion at mating-type locus, DNA repair synthesis [Evidence IBA]; GO_process: GO:0006273 - lagging strand elongation [Evidence IC] [PMID 3888995]; GO_process: GO:0006139 - nucleobase-containing compound metabolic process [Evidence IEA]; GO_process: GO:0006279 - premeiotic DNA replication [Evidence IMP] [PMID 2651896]), giving the protein MEDVHTEVWQKVRSQFNYEARTKSVTRKYCFELPDVPAKADYYKMLLPYDRPLPENFEKQLRTVSRIFGSRTGMFEQFVLARNIMGPGWLEVSNGVFDQGVETTSKVSVGVEDPFEITPLADSVAPPPPFTLMSISIKTVMNHKDNKHEIVAITSRVYKNVAHDTTVPAEKLNSTVVTIVRPVDKVFPVGFEDEMKKLNHPGRTFVKVNNESQLLNYFRSQIQKQDPDVILGHQLENIQLNIILHRMKALNTADWYKVGRFRHRKWPNRLEVFDCRNIFAGRLLADISNDMGRSITLKCDTWSLTEMTSLYLGQERDDISNDISEFKGIHEAGGLLLVLQKSELDTKFVAAIALKVQLLALSKQLTNLAGNSWARTLSGTRSDRNDFILLHEFFRQKYIVPDKERRGDKPKDKYQGGLVFEPEKGLYKSVVLVMDFNSLYPSIIQEYNICFTTVDRSKFDAESKEPPPVPDSTVERGILPRLIENLVTRRREVKRLIKSPDATEAEKAQWDIKQQALKLTANSMYGCLGSQNSRFYAQALAVLTTSRGREILSNTRRLMEDNGLKVIYGDTDSVMISTTALDYQEALVIGNEMKKKVNEHYKRLEIDIDNVFKRLLLLQKKKYAALNMSQTADGEIKTSMEIKGLDMKRREYCQLSKDVSKYILDQLLEEENEEAIINNIHDYLQTLGEDIRANKIHTSKFLIKNKLGKDPTAYPKDKPPQVHLALRRMKQGDIIKIDDVISYIIVGGELEGRPVGERAYTYSEVIKGKLQVDGEYYILHQIFPAVKRLCAHLEGTDETRIAECLGLDLKKHNISLPSPNSNISNFQPLESTISDEERFRDTQKLVITCACGEKIVYEGIGATDISLDDKGLRCPACNESIRFFKINAQLEYLIRSVIAKYYEGWLACDDSACGTRTRQINVYGKKCSGQEGTCRGLMSYEFSDKKVYNQLLYLESLFDVEKIKKKANSSTDVNKQEIIVTAERNRERFNASRSVVAKYLDKSGRRYVDMYGIFNFM; this is encoded by the coding sequence ATGGAAGATGTACATACAGAGGTATGGCAAAAAGTACGATCACAGTTCAACTACGAAGCTAGAACTAAGAGTGTGACTCGAAAGTATTGTTTTGAGCTCCCTGATGTCCCAGCTAAAGCTGATTATTACAAAATGCTTCTCCCATATGACAGACCACTGCCTGAAAACTTTGAAAAACAATTACGGACGGTTTCAAGGATTTTTGGTTCCAGGACTGGAATGTTCGAGCAATTTGTCTTGGCCAGAAATATCATGGGACCTGGCTGGCTAGAAGTTTCAAATGGTGTTTTTGATCAAGGAGTTGAAACTACCTCAAAGGTAAGCGTTGGAGTTGAAGATCCCTTTGAAATCACTCCGCTCGCTGACTCAGTtgctccaccaccaccattcaCATTAATGAGCATTTCCATCAAGACGGTAATGAATCACAAGGATAATAAGCATGAAATTGTAGCCATCACAAGTCGTGTTTACAAAAACGTCGCGCATGATACAACAGTCCCCGCTGAGAAACTCAATTCAACAGTAGTTACGATAGTACGGCCTGTAGATAAGGTTTTCCCAGTCGggtttgaagatgaaatgaagaagttgaaccATCCAGGAAGAACTTTTGTAAAAGTCAACAACGAGTCGCAACTTCTCAATTACTTCAGAAGTCAGATTCAGAAACAGGATCCAGATGTAATCCTTGGCCATCAGTTGGAAAATATTCAATTGAATATCATACTTCATCGTATGAAAGCCCTCAATACAGCAGATTGGTATAAAGTGGGTCGTTTTAGACATAGAAAGTGGCCCAACAGACTTGAGGTCTTTGATTGTCGTAATATCTTTGCCGGAAGACTCTTGGCAGATATTTCCAATGACATGGGTAGATCTATTACTTTAAAGTGTGACACATGGTCCCTGACAGAGATGACGTCCTTGTACCTAGGTCAAGAGAGAGACGATATTAGTAACGATATCTCGGAATTCAAAGGAATCCACGAAGCTGGTGGTCTTCTGTTGGTATTACAAAAGTCGGAATTGGATACCAAATTTGTTGCCGCTATTGCTTTGAAGGTACAACTGCTAGCACTTTCGAAACAGCTGACCAATTTGGCAGGTAATTCATGGGCTAGAACATTATCAGGAACTCGTTCCGATCGAAATGATTTTATCTTGCTACACGAATTTTTCAGACAAAAGTACATTGTGCCTGATAAAGAGCGTAGAGGAGATAAACCCAAAGACAAGTACCAGGGTGGTTTAGTATTTGAGCCAGAAAAGGGGTTGTACAAGTCTGTTGTATTGGTGATGGATTTCAACTCCCTTTATCCTAGTATCATTCAAGAGTACAATATCTGCTTTACTACAGTCGACCGTAGCAAATTCGACGCAGAGAGCAAGGAACCTCCACCAGTTCCTGATTCAACAGTCGAAAGAGGTATCCTTCCCAGATTAATTGAAAATCTAGTTACACGTCGTCGTGAGGTTAAGCGACTAATCAAGTCCCCTGATGCTACAGAAGCTGAGAAAGCACAATGGGATATAAAACAACaagctttgaaattgactGCAAACTCCATGTATGGCTGTTTGGGTTCCCAAAATTCTCGATTCTATGCTCAAGCTTTAGCTGTACTGACGACCTCGCGAGGAAGAGAGATTCTTTCAAACACTAGACGATTGATGGAAGACAATGGCCTCAAGGTTATCTATGGTGATACAGATTCAGTTATGATAAGTACAACTGCTTTGGATTATCAAGAAGCCTTGGTTATTGGTAATgagatgaagaaaaaggtCAACGAGCACTACAAAAGACTTgagattgatattgataatgTGTTCAAAAGACTTCTCCTTctgcaaaagaagaagtacgCTGCTCTTAATATGTCTCAAACTGCAGATGGTGAAATCAAGACTAGCATGGAAATCAAGGGTCTAGATATGAAAAGACGTGAATATTGCCAGCTTTCAAAGGACGTATCCAAGTATATTTTGGATCAATtgcttgaagaagaaaatgaagaggCTATTATCAACAATATTCATGATTATCTTCAGACGCTGGGAGAAGATATTCGCGCCAACAAGATCCACACATCCAAATTTCTTATCAAGAATAAGCTGGGAAAAGATCCTACCGCTTATCCCAAAGACAAACCTCCCCAAGTACATCTTGCTTTAAGACGTATGAAGCAGGGAGATATTATCAAGATTGATGACGTTATCAGTTATAttattgttggtggtgagcTAGAGGGCAGACCAGTAGGCGAACGTGCTTACACTTATAGTGAAGTGATCAAAGGTAAACTCCAAGTTGATGGTGAATACTATATCTTGCATCAGATTTTCCCTGCCGTAAAGAGATTATGTGCTCATTTGGAAGGAACAGATGAGACTCGTATAGCTGAATGCCTTGGCTTAGATCTCAAGAAGCATAATATCTCTCTTCCTTCACCAAACTCGAATATTTCCAATTTCCAACCTTTGGAATCTACAATTAGCGACGAGGAGAGATTCAGAGATACACAGAAACTTGTTATCACCTGTGCATGTGGAGAGAAAATTGTCTATGAAGGTATTGGAGCGACTGATATTTCTCTTGACGACAAAGGACTCAGATGCCCTGCTTGCAATGAGTCGATTCGTTTCTTCAAGATTAATGCTCAGCTGGAATATTTGATCCGATCGGTGATTGCGAAATACTATGAAGGGTGGTTGGCATGTGATGATAGCGCATGTGGCACTCGTACTAGACAGATCAACGTCTACGGTAAGAAGTGCTCGGGACAGGAGGGTACTTGCAGAGGCTTGATGTCGTATGAGTTCAGTGACAAGAAAGTTTACAACCAGCTCTTGTATTTGGAGAGTCTGTTTGATGTCGAAAAGATCAAAAAGAAGGCAAACTCAAGCACTGACGTGAACAAGCAAGAAATTATAGTGACTGCTGAAAGAAACAGAGAGCGCTTTAATGCCAGTCGATCAGTGGTAGCCAAGTACCTAGATAAATCTGGCCGAAGGTACGTCGATATGTACGGAATATTTAACTTTATGTAA
- the TNA1 gene encoding Tna1p (High affinity nicotinic acid plasma membrane permease; responsible for uptake of low levels of nicotinic acid; expression of the gene increases in the absence of extracellular nicotinic acid or para-aminobenzoate (PABA); GO_component: GO:0016021 - integral component of membrane [Evidence IEA,IEA]; GO_component: GO:0016021 - integral component of membrane [Evidence ISM] [PMID 12192589]; GO_component: GO:0005887 - integral component of plasma membrane [Evidence ISS] [PMID 9678606]; GO_component: GO:0016020 - membrane [Evidence IEA,IEA]; GO_component: GO:0005739 - mitochondrion [Evidence IDA] [PMID 14576278]; GO_component: GO:0005739 - mitochondrion [Evidence IDA] [PMID 16823961]; GO_function: GO:0015663 - nicotinamide mononucleotide transmembrane transporter activity [Evidence IMP] [PMID 10869563]; GO_process: GO:0015890 - nicotinamide mononucleotide transport [Evidence IEP,IMP] [PMID 10869563]; GO_process: GO:0055085 - transmembrane transport [Evidence IEA]; GO_process: GO:0006810 - transport [Evidence IEA]), protein MSESIKSPSAKVDPLSETNSIDIRSPSVESGYADDVTPAEKKALVRKIDRRIVPPVTLLFLLSFLDRSNIANAKLFGLVTDLHMSQEQYLVTLSVFFVGYCLFEIPSNIILKRTSPKIWLPLLMVLWGIVGTLMALSQSYGGLLAARFWLGWCEAGVFPGIVFYLSLYYKRQDLLTRITLFWSSSSLAGAFGGILGFGIGKMDGIAGKRGWFWIFVIESLATIVLAVVCYFLIQDIPQKAKFLNERDQVVIKSVLAEESDSLRNDSFSWKVARDTFKDYRVYLYTFTWMGQALPLYSFTLFFPSIIANLGFTAAQAQLMTVPPYVSATLVSVGIAVISQKHNRRAPYIIGLSALSIIGYILILSCKKVGVQYLATFFIVTGLYSASALIFTWMAANVSGQVKRAVAQAIQISIGDIGAIVGCQVYRPNQAPTYPAGHGVALGFLGMSIITTLILWYTLDRENKRRDEITNGPPTDKSFITGDDFTGDDDVRWRYIK, encoded by the coding sequence ATGTCGGAGTCAATAAAAAGTCCCAGCGCAAAAGTTGATCCCTTGAGTGAGacaaactcaattgataTCCGTTCTCCTTCAGTGGAAAGTGGATATGCCGACGATGTTACCCCAGCTGAGAAAAAGGCTCTAGTACGCAAAATTGATAGAAGGATTGTTCCACCAGTGACTTTACTGTTCTTGCTATCATTTTTAGATAGATCTAATATTGCCAATGCTAAactttttggtttggtgaCTGATTTACACATGTCCCAGGAACAATATCTAGTGACATTATCGGTCTTTTTCGTCGGatattgtttatttgaaATTCCTTCCAATATTATCCTCAAAAGAACTTCGCCTAAAATATGGTTACCACTTCTTATGGTGTTGTGGGGAATTGTAGGAACTCTTATGGCTCTTTCTCAGAGCTATGGAGGATTATTAGCAGCCAGATTTTGGCTTGGCTGGTGTGAAGCAGGTGTTTTTCCTGGCATTGTTTTTTACCTCTCTTTATACTACAAACGTCAAGATTTACTGACTAGAATTACTTTGTTCTGGTCGTCCAGTTCTCTAGCAGGTGCTTTCGGTGGTATTCTGGGATTCGGTATTGGTAAGATGGACGGTATTGCAGGTAAGCGAGGTTGGTTCTGGATTTTTGTTATTGAATCCTTGGCTACTATTGTTCTTGCTGTCGTCTGTTATTTCCTCATCCAAGATATTCCTCAAAAGGCTAAATTCCTTAATGAGAGAGACCAGGTTGTTATTAAAAGTGTTTTGGCCGAGGAGAGTGATTCGTTGAGAAATGACTCATTTAGTTGGAAGGTTGCCAGAGATACTTTTAAGGATTACAGAGTATATTTGTACACTTTCACATGGATGGGTCAAGCATTACCTTTATACTCGTTCACTTTGTTTTTCCCATCGATTATTGCTAATCTTGGTTTTACTGCTGCTCAGGCCCAGCTCATGACTGTTCCTCCTTATGTCTCTGCTACCCTTGTGTCAGTTGGAATTGCTGTAATTTCTCAGAAGCATAACCGAAGAGCCCCTTACATTATTGGCCTCTCTGCCTTGAGTATTATTGGTtatattttgattcttTCCTGTAAGAAAGTAGGCGTTCAATACTTGGCTACCTTTTTCATTGTCACTGGACTATACTCGGCTTCTGCTCTCATTTTTACTTGGATGGCCGCTAATGTTTCTGGACAAGTTAAACGTGCCGTGGCACAAGCTATCCAGATCTCCATTGGTGATATTGGTGCTATTGTTGGTTGCCAAGTTTATCGCCCAAATCAGGCTCCAACTTATCCTGCCGGTCATGGAGTCGCTCTTGGCTTTTTGGGTATGTCAATTATTACAACTCTGATTCTTTGGTACACCCTTGACAGAGAAAACAAGCGAAGAGACGAGATTACCAATGGACCTCCTACGGACAAGTCTTTTATCACAGGTGATGATTTCActggtgatgacgatgtTAGATGGAGGTATATTAAATAG